From the genome of Primulina eburnea isolate SZY01 chromosome 12, ASM2296580v1, whole genome shotgun sequence, one region includes:
- the LOC140807626 gene encoding uncharacterized protein isoform X2, whose protein sequence is MGGGKDKDRHDETDKGLLSNLAHAVAGGHNPSGHHPPQGYPPQGGYPPSGYPPQGGYPPSGYPPQGGYPPSGYPPQGYPPGGYPGSSAPHHGGSGGMGGMLAGGAAAAAAAYGASHLAHGGHSGHGGGGHFGYGNPMHGGKFKHGKQGKFGKHGKFGKHKGKHSGGKFKKWK, encoded by the exons ATGGGAGGTGGTAAGGACAAGGATCGACATGATGAAACTGATAAGGGGCTTTTATCGAATCTGGCTCATGCTGTAGCCGGTGGTCATAATCCATCGGGACACCATCCTCCACAAGGCTATCCTCCACAAGGAGGCTATCCGCCATCCGGTTATCCACCCCAAGGAGGATATCCACCATCCGGCTATCCACCTCAAGGAGGATATCCCCCATCGGGGTATCCACCACAAGGGTATCCCCCAGGAGGTTATCCTGGTTCATCTGCCCCACATCACGGTG GTTCTGGTGGGATGGGAGGAATGCTGGCTGGTGGCGCAGCAGCAGCAGCCGCCGCCTATGGTGCTTCACATCTGGCCCATGGAGGCCACTCTGGCCACGGTGGTGGTGGTCACTTTGGCTATGGAAACCCTATGCATGGCGGAAAGTTCAAGCATGGAAAGCAAGGAAAATTTGGGAAGCATGGGAAATTCGGCAAGCACAAGGGAAAACACTCTGGAGGGAAATTCAAGAAATGGAAGTAA
- the LOC140807626 gene encoding uncharacterized protein isoform X1, whose amino-acid sequence MGGGKDKDRHDETDKGLLSNLAHAVAGGHNPSGHHPPQGYPPQGGYPPSGYPPQGGYPPSGYPPQGGYPPSGYPPQGYPPGGYPGSSAPHHGGHHSGSGGMGGMLAGGAAAAAAAYGASHLAHGGHSGHGGGGHFGYGNPMHGGKFKHGKQGKFGKHGKFGKHKGKHSGGKFKKWK is encoded by the exons ATGGGAGGTGGTAAGGACAAGGATCGACATGATGAAACTGATAAGGGGCTTTTATCGAATCTGGCTCATGCTGTAGCCGGTGGTCATAATCCATCGGGACACCATCCTCCACAAGGCTATCCTCCACAAGGAGGCTATCCGCCATCCGGTTATCCACCCCAAGGAGGATATCCACCATCCGGCTATCCACCTCAAGGAGGATATCCCCCATCGGGGTATCCACCACAAGGGTATCCCCCAGGAGGTTATCCTGGTTCATCTGCCCCACATCACGGTGGTCACCACTCAG GTTCTGGTGGGATGGGAGGAATGCTGGCTGGTGGCGCAGCAGCAGCAGCCGCCGCCTATGGTGCTTCACATCTGGCCCATGGAGGCCACTCTGGCCACGGTGGTGGTGGTCACTTTGGCTATGGAAACCCTATGCATGGCGGAAAGTTCAAGCATGGAAAGCAAGGAAAATTTGGGAAGCATGGGAAATTCGGCAAGCACAAGGGAAAACACTCTGGAGGGAAATTCAAGAAATGGAAGTAA